One window of Streptococcus suis genomic DNA carries:
- a CDS encoding methionyl aminopeptidase — protein sequence MITIKSQREIDAMNRAGDVLAGVHIGLRELIKPGVDMWEVEEYVRKTCKEKNVLPLQIGVDGEIMDYPYATCCGLNDEVAHAFPRHYKLKEGDLLKVDMVLSEPLDKSVIDVSKLNFNDVAAMKKITQSYRGGVADSCWAYAVGQVSEEVTKLMEVTKECLYRGMEQAVVGNRIGDIGAAIQEYAESLGYGVVRDLVGHGVGPTFHEEPMVPHYGIKGRGLRLREGMVLTIEPMINTGTWEIDTDMKTGWAHKTLDGGLSCQYEHQFVITKNGPVILTSQGEEGTY from the coding sequence ATGATTACCATTAAATCACAGCGTGAAATTGATGCCATGAATCGTGCAGGAGACGTCTTGGCTGGAGTGCATATCGGATTGCGTGAGCTGATTAAGCCGGGCGTAGACATGTGGGAAGTAGAAGAATATGTCCGAAAGACTTGTAAGGAAAAGAATGTTTTGCCCCTTCAAATCGGTGTAGATGGCGAAATCATGGACTATCCTTATGCCACTTGTTGTGGTCTTAATGACGAGGTGGCTCATGCCTTTCCGCGTCATTACAAACTCAAAGAAGGCGATTTGCTCAAGGTGGACATGGTTCTGAGTGAGCCATTGGACAAATCAGTTATCGATGTGTCAAAACTCAATTTTAACGATGTAGCAGCCATGAAGAAAATCACCCAAAGCTATCGCGGTGGTGTGGCGGATTCTTGCTGGGCTTACGCAGTTGGTCAGGTGTCCGAAGAAGTGACCAAGCTGATGGAAGTGACTAAAGAATGTCTCTATCGTGGAATGGAGCAGGCTGTTGTAGGCAATCGGATTGGTGATATTGGCGCGGCGATTCAAGAATATGCCGAAAGTCTCGGCTACGGTGTAGTCCGTGACTTGGTTGGTCACGGGGTTGGTCCAACCTTCCACGAAGAACCAATGGTGCCTCACTACGGAATTAAAGGCCGTGGTCTCCGTTTACGCGAAGGTATGGTCTTGACCATCGAACCTATGATCAATACAGGTACTTGGGAAATTGACACCGATATGAAAACAGGTTGGGCTCATAAAACTTTGGATGGCGGTTTATCTTGCCAATACGAGCACCAATTTGTCATCACCAAAAATGGTCCTGTTATCTTGACCAGTCAAGGCGAAGAGGGAACTTATTAA
- a CDS encoding SprT family protein produces the protein MDLTKYVELVSREDFGKEFRHVAIWNRRLRSTGGRFFPQDGHLDFNPKHLEEFGLEVFRQIVRHELCHYHLYFEKKGYRHGDRDFQELLQAVDGLRYAPKLVQAQKPNPRYSCTACGQVYMRKRRIDLKKYRCGKCRGMLKQLKNES, from the coding sequence ATGGACTTGACTAAGTACGTAGAGCTGGTGTCCAGAGAGGACTTCGGCAAGGAATTTCGTCATGTAGCCATCTGGAATCGCCGTCTGCGCTCGACAGGCGGACGCTTTTTCCCGCAGGATGGGCACTTGGACTTCAATCCCAAGCATCTGGAAGAGTTTGGTTTGGAGGTCTTTCGGCAGATTGTCCGCCACGAGCTCTGCCATTACCATCTCTATTTTGAGAAAAAGGGCTATCGTCACGGGGATAGGGATTTTCAAGAACTATTACAGGCTGTCGATGGACTTCGTTATGCACCTAAATTGGTACAAGCACAGAAACCAAATCCCCGCTACAGTTGCACGGCCTGTGGTCAAGTCTACATGAGAAAGCGCAGGATTGACCTCAAGAAATACAGGTGCGGCAAGTGCAGGGGGATGCTAAAACAGCTAAAAAACGAATCATGA
- a CDS encoding NAD(P)H-dependent oxidoreductase, with translation MKKALIVFAHPRKESFTHALVARVEQALRKNGIEVTVRDLYALGFDPVLRGEDAIHIKNGQFVRDAAAYPADVQVEMDLIAESDLLVYIFPSWWNGMPAIMKGYVDRVFQHGFAYSFESDEPRQLFSTKKAMFFTPTGQPQNTDGSLTPIDQAMKFLTSDWLFNSNDAQVLGHVFYGRVPYLTRDELEVYLQDAEERIQRIFD, from the coding sequence ATGAAAAAAGCCCTGATTGTATTTGCCCATCCTCGAAAAGAAAGTTTTACCCATGCCTTGGTGGCGCGGGTTGAGCAGGCTTTACGAAAAAATGGGATAGAAGTGACTGTACGTGATTTGTATGCTCTGGGTTTTGATCCTGTATTGCGTGGAGAGGATGCCATCCATATTAAAAATGGTCAGTTTGTTCGCGATGCAGCTGCCTATCCAGCTGATGTTCAAGTTGAGATGGACTTGATTGCGGAGAGTGATTTGCTGGTTTACATTTTTCCGTCTTGGTGGAATGGGATGCCGGCTATCATGAAAGGCTACGTTGACCGTGTTTTTCAGCATGGATTTGCCTACAGCTTTGAATCCGATGAACCGCGCCAGCTATTTTCCACGAAAAAAGCCATGTTCTTTACTCCAACAGGGCAACCGCAGAATACAGATGGCAGCTTGACACCGATTGACCAAGCCATGAAGTTTTTGACCTCTGATTGGCTCTTCAATAGCAATGACGCCCAAGTTCTTGGCCATGTTTTTTATGGCCGTGTGCCTTATTTGACACGGGATGAATTGGAAGTCTACTTGCAAGATGCAGAAGAGCGTATCCAGAGAATATTCGATTAA
- a CDS encoding YihY/virulence factor BrkB family protein → MKEETLFEKVKSFFGSFFAFYRSAEVDLTSVAVAYYLLISGFPILLTLANLLPYFPFDVEEILAILKEFIPSQFSGTVLPTVRLLLTQRSSSWLGISIMTTLWTVSKSMMILQKAVNKAYGVTDHRNVILARIVGVLMGLGLQTILILSITLLTFGQAIVQFIRSNLGIDNDWLLGIFSQVQWIAYLALAVSLIMFYYVLPNVKIPKLRYVLPGPAFVLGVFIGLGNMLATYVQRSADKMVDVRLVTSLVFLVVMIWFILLSHLLIVGAVLNATVQSRQEGEFEQRSGDMKETWKALKRFFTRKQST, encoded by the coding sequence ATGAAGGAGGAAACACTTTTTGAGAAGGTCAAGTCCTTTTTCGGGTCCTTCTTTGCTTTTTATCGATCAGCAGAGGTGGATTTGACCAGCGTGGCAGTGGCCTATTATTTGCTGATTTCAGGCTTTCCCATTTTGCTGACTCTGGCTAATCTTCTGCCCTACTTTCCCTTTGATGTGGAAGAAATCCTGGCCATTCTCAAAGAATTTATTCCAAGTCAGTTTTCTGGGACAGTTTTGCCAACGGTGCGGTTGCTCCTGACCCAACGTTCCTCCTCTTGGTTGGGAATTTCAATTATGACAACACTCTGGACGGTCTCTAAGAGCATGATGATTTTACAAAAGGCGGTCAACAAGGCCTACGGTGTCACAGACCACCGCAATGTGATTCTTGCACGGATTGTAGGTGTCTTGATGGGGCTTGGTCTCCAAACCATTCTCATTTTGTCCATTACGCTCTTGACCTTTGGCCAAGCCATTGTCCAATTTATCCGGTCCAATCTGGGTATTGACAATGATTGGTTGCTGGGGATTTTTAGCCAGGTCCAGTGGATTGCTTATCTAGCCCTGGCGGTTAGTTTGATTATGTTTTACTATGTTTTACCCAACGTAAAAATTCCCAAGCTACGCTATGTTTTGCCAGGACCTGCTTTTGTTCTGGGAGTCTTTATTGGTCTGGGGAATATGTTGGCGACCTATGTTCAGCGTTCGGCAGATAAGATGGTCGATGTCCGCCTGGTGACTAGTTTGGTCTTTCTGGTTGTTATGATTTGGTTCATTCTCTTGAGCCATCTTCTCATAGTGGGAGCAGTTCTCAATGCCACTGTCCAGAGCAGACAGGAGGGCGAATTTGAACAGCGGTCGGGAGATATGAAAGAAACCTGGAAGGCCCTGAAAAGATTTTTTACAAGAAAGCAGAGTACATGA
- the metK gene encoding methionine adenosyltransferase: protein MSERKLFTSESVSEGHPDKIADQISDAILDAILAQDPDAHVAAETAVYTGSVHVFGEISTTAYVDINRVVRDTIAEIGYTKGEYGFAAESVGVHPSLVEQSPDIAQGVNEALEARQDASQDPLDLIGAGDQGLMFGFAVDETPELMPLPISLSHQLVRRLAELRKSGEIAYLRPDAKSQVTVEYDENNQPVRVDTVVISTQHDPEISQEQIRQDVIEQVVKAIIPANYLDDQTKFFINPTGRFVIGGPQGDSGLTGRKIIVDTYGGYARHGGGAFSGKDATKVDRSASYAARYIAKNIVAAGFAKKAEVQLAYAIGVAQPVSVRIDAFGTSIVSESKLEAAVRQIFDLRPAGIIQMLDLKRPIYKQTAAYGHMGRTDIDLPWERLDKVDALKEALA, encoded by the coding sequence ATGTCAGAACGTAAGTTGTTTACGTCTGAGTCAGTTTCGGAGGGGCATCCGGATAAGATTGCTGACCAGATTTCAGATGCTATTTTGGATGCTATTTTAGCCCAGGATCCAGATGCCCACGTGGCAGCAGAGACAGCCGTTTACACAGGTTCTGTCCATGTGTTTGGCGAAATTTCGACCACAGCCTATGTGGACATTAACCGCGTGGTGCGTGATACCATTGCTGAGATTGGCTATACCAAGGGCGAATACGGTTTTGCTGCAGAATCAGTCGGGGTGCACCCGTCATTGGTGGAGCAATCACCGGATATTGCGCAAGGGGTTAATGAAGCCTTGGAGGCACGTCAAGATGCCAGTCAAGATCCACTCGATTTGATTGGGGCAGGTGACCAAGGGCTCATGTTTGGTTTTGCGGTAGATGAAACGCCGGAACTCATGCCTTTGCCAATTTCACTGAGTCATCAGTTGGTTCGTCGCTTGGCAGAGTTGAGAAAATCAGGCGAAATTGCTTATCTTCGTCCAGATGCCAAGTCTCAAGTAACTGTTGAGTATGATGAAAATAATCAGCCTGTTCGTGTTGATACAGTAGTTATTTCGACCCAGCACGACCCAGAAATCAGTCAAGAACAAATTCGTCAAGATGTGATTGAGCAGGTCGTTAAAGCGATTATTCCGGCAAATTATCTGGATGATCAAACTAAGTTCTTTATCAATCCTACAGGGCGCTTTGTGATCGGTGGTCCGCAAGGTGACTCTGGTTTGACTGGTCGTAAAATCATTGTGGATACCTATGGTGGTTATGCTCGTCATGGTGGGGGTGCCTTTTCTGGTAAAGATGCGACCAAGGTTGACCGTTCAGCATCCTATGCAGCCCGTTATATTGCCAAAAATATTGTCGCGGCAGGATTTGCCAAGAAGGCAGAAGTCCAGCTAGCCTATGCTATCGGTGTGGCCCAGCCTGTTTCTGTCCGTATTGATGCCTTTGGCACCAGCATTGTTTCTGAAAGCAAATTAGAGGCAGCTGTGCGTCAGATTTTCGACCTGCGCCCAGCGGGAATTATCCAAATGTTAGACCTCAAGCGTCCGATTTATAAGCAGACGGCGGCTTATGGACACATGGGACGGACAGACATTGATCTTCCGTGGGAACGACTGGATAAGGTGGATGCTTTGAAAGAGGCCTTGGCCTAG
- a CDS encoding QueT transporter family protein, with translation MKTSTFSVRDLAEIAIVAAIYVALTLTPPLNAISFGAVQFRISEMLNFLAFYNPKYIIGVTIGCMIANLIGFGVIDLFVGGFSTLIFVTLGVKLFSKYKDHYLINGLINKAFLYFSLFFSFTMFTIALELKFLYDLPFFLTWLTTAAGELLSLSVGAVIMDKLAKRLNL, from the coding sequence ATGAAGACATCTACCTTTTCTGTCAGAGATCTGGCAGAGATTGCTATCGTTGCGGCCATTTATGTGGCTTTGACCCTCACACCACCCTTGAATGCTATATCCTTCGGTGCCGTTCAATTTCGGATTTCAGAAATGCTGAATTTTCTAGCCTTTTACAATCCTAAATACATCATCGGAGTGACCATCGGTTGCATGATTGCCAATCTGATTGGCTTTGGGGTCATTGATCTATTTGTTGGTGGTTTTTCAACTCTTATCTTCGTGACACTTGGTGTGAAATTATTTTCAAAATACAAGGACCACTATCTTATCAATGGTTTGATCAATAAGGCTTTTCTCTATTTTTCCTTATTTTTCTCATTTACCATGTTTACCATTGCTTTAGAGCTAAAGTTCTTGTACGATTTGCCATTTTTCCTTACCTGGTTGACAACAGCGGCTGGGGAATTGCTTTCGCTCTCGGTCGGGGCAGTCATTATGGATAAATTGGCTAAGCGATTGAATTTGTAA
- a CDS encoding NusG domain II-containing protein → MTFKTILKQLKLFDYLLIGLALVLSFTPAILTYAELSEQGQEAKIIAYVRINGEVVDEFELAADTKHQEITYYPNPGQYNIIEVDGQSIRVKEDNSPDQIAVMTGWISKPGQLSVCLPHNLMIEIKAVGGEPTEEEEEEELILPL, encoded by the coding sequence ATGACGTTCAAGACTATTCTCAAGCAGCTAAAACTATTCGACTACCTGCTCATCGGACTGGCCCTGGTCCTGTCCTTCACACCTGCTATCCTCACCTATGCAGAGCTATCAGAGCAGGGACAAGAAGCAAAAATCATTGCTTATGTCCGCATCAACGGCGAGGTCGTGGATGAATTTGAACTAGCTGCCGATACCAAACATCAGGAAATCACCTATTATCCCAATCCTGGCCAATACAATATCATCGAAGTCGACGGTCAGAGTATCCGGGTCAAGGAAGACAATAGCCCGGACCAGATTGCCGTCATGACAGGCTGGATTAGCAAACCCGGTCAACTCTCCGTCTGCCTGCCCCACAATCTCATGATTGAAATCAAGGCCGTTGGGGGCGAACCTACAGAGGAAGAGGAAGAGGAAGAATTGATTTTACCCCTATAA
- a CDS encoding UDP-N-acetylglucosamine 1-carboxyvinyltransferase: MRKIVIQGGKPLKGTVTVSGAKNSVVALIPAIILSDGIVTLDGVPAISDVDSLIDIMETMGATVKRDGETLEIDPRGVQDMPMPFGKINSLRASYYFYGSLLGRFGRAVVGLPGGCDLGPRPIDLHLKAFAAMGAETTYEGEYMRLATDGSRIRGAHIFMDVVSVGATINTILAAVKAEGRTVIENAAREPEIIDVATLLNNMGAHIRGAGTDIITIEGVDRLNGTRHQVIPDRIEAGSYIALAAAVGEGIRIDNVLYEHLESFIAKLEEMGVRMTVSEDSIFVEKQEQLKAVSIKTAPYPGFATDLQQPITPLLLKAEGTGTITDTIYEKRVGHVQELSNMGAKIMTRSNHIAFEGPNNLVGAPVKATDLRAGAAMVIAGLMAQGRTEITNIEFILRGYSNIIEKLTELGADIQLVEE, translated from the coding sequence ATGAGAAAAATTGTAATTCAAGGTGGGAAACCTTTAAAAGGGACTGTTACAGTCAGTGGTGCTAAGAACTCTGTTGTAGCATTGATTCCAGCCATTATTTTATCGGATGGGATTGTAACTCTGGATGGTGTGCCAGCTATTTCCGATGTAGATAGTTTGATTGATATTATGGAGACTATGGGGGCAACGGTCAAACGTGACGGCGAAACTCTTGAGATTGACCCGCGTGGTGTGCAAGATATGCCCATGCCTTTCGGGAAAATCAATAGTCTGCGGGCCTCTTATTATTTCTACGGTTCGCTGTTAGGTCGTTTTGGACGGGCAGTGGTCGGTCTACCAGGTGGTTGTGACCTGGGGCCTCGTCCCATTGATTTGCATCTGAAAGCATTTGCTGCTATGGGCGCTGAAACGACCTACGAGGGCGAGTATATGCGTTTGGCGACGGATGGTTCTCGTATCCGTGGGGCTCATATCTTTATGGATGTTGTCAGTGTTGGCGCGACTATCAATACCATTTTGGCGGCTGTCAAGGCTGAAGGGCGGACAGTTATCGAAAATGCGGCGCGTGAGCCAGAAATCATTGACGTAGCAACTCTTTTGAACAACATGGGAGCCCATATTCGCGGTGCTGGTACAGACATCATTACCATCGAAGGTGTTGACCGTTTGAATGGTACCCGTCACCAAGTCATTCCTGACCGGATTGAAGCAGGTTCCTATATCGCACTTGCAGCAGCAGTTGGGGAAGGTATCCGCATTGACAATGTGCTCTACGAACACTTGGAAAGTTTCATTGCCAAATTGGAGGAAATGGGCGTTAGGATGACTGTTTCTGAGGATAGCATCTTTGTTGAAAAACAGGAGCAGCTTAAGGCAGTCAGCATAAAAACAGCGCCTTACCCAGGCTTTGCGACGGATTTGCAGCAACCCATTACCCCACTCTTGCTCAAGGCAGAGGGGACTGGGACAATTACCGATACAATCTATGAAAAACGTGTCGGACATGTTCAGGAATTGTCAAATATGGGTGCCAAAATCATGACCCGCAGCAATCACATTGCCTTTGAAGGTCCAAACAATTTGGTTGGAGCGCCTGTTAAAGCAACGGATTTACGTGCAGGTGCGGCCATGGTCATCGCTGGTTTGATGGCACAAGGGCGGACAGAAATCACCAATATTGAATTTATCCTTCGGGGCTATTCCAATATTATCGAAAAACTAACAGAACTGGGTGCGGACATCCAGCTAGTAGAAGAATAA
- a CDS encoding GtrA family protein — protein MKKLVKTFLENEVILYLIAGVAATLVYIITRTSLFYIWPNILMVTLIANTVAILFAFWTNDRYVFKQEKNGWQGRLVKFIGARISTLVLDMALAYFLVEKFPHIIGQFVQQDIQKVNAIATALSQVLVIVLNYVLSKLFIFKNTK, from the coding sequence ATGAAAAAACTAGTAAAAACATTCTTAGAAAATGAAGTCATCCTCTATCTAATCGCAGGCGTCGCCGCAACCCTGGTCTATATCATCACGCGAACCAGCCTCTTTTACATCTGGCCCAACATTTTAATGGTCACTCTGATTGCCAACACAGTTGCCATTCTCTTTGCCTTTTGGACCAATGACCGCTATGTCTTCAAGCAGGAAAAAAATGGTTGGCAGGGACGGCTGGTCAAATTTATCGGTGCCCGTATTTCTACCCTGGTCCTCGATATGGCTCTAGCCTATTTCCTGGTCGAAAAATTCCCTCACATCATCGGCCAATTTGTTCAACAGGACATTCAAAAAGTCAATGCTATCGCAACTGCTCTTTCGCAGGTCTTGGTCATCGTCCTCAACTATGTCCTTAGTAAATTATTTATTTTTAAAAATACAAAATAG
- a CDS encoding RNA-binding transcriptional accessory protein, translated as MEEKYMKIAQELGVSLKQIDTVLTLTAEGNTIPFIARYRKEATGNLDEVLIKAIIDRDKALTALADRKATVLTKIEEQGKLTDQLRQAIEEAEKLADVEELYLPYKEKRRTKATVAREAGLFPLARLILQYGTDLETQATSFVTEGFDTPTACLVGAVDILVEALAEDAKLRAWVYHEILTNSRLISEVKDQDSDEKAVFEIYYEFAEKIARMQGYQTLAINRGEKLGILKVGFQHNLDKMIRFFELRFPQQNAHIQEVISQALKKKIIPAMERRIRTELTEQAEEGAIQLFSKNLRNLLLVSPLKGKVVLGFDPAFRTGAKLAVVDQTGKLLTTQVIHPVKPASQAQIAQAKQDLANLIGQYQVEIIAIGNGTASRESESFVADLLKDFPQVSYVIVNESGASVYSASELARQEFPDLTVEKRSAISIARRLQDPLAELVKIDPKSIGVGQYQHDVNQKLLSESLDFVVDTVVNQVGVNVNTASPALLAHVAGLNKTISENIVKYREEHGALTTRQELKKVPRLGDKAFEQAAGFLRIPNGTNLLDNTGVHPESYKVVENLLAHLAIDHLDSATQEKLATVSVADMVETLGIGQETLKDIIADLLKPGRDLRDDFEAPVLRQDVLDVKDLKVGQELQGTVRNIVDFGAFVDIGVHEDGLIHISHMVKRKRDGKGRLMAQPHPSEILAVGEIVTVWVTEVDIKRNRIGLSLLKSHGLD; from the coding sequence ATGGAAGAAAAATACATGAAGATTGCCCAAGAATTGGGTGTAAGTTTGAAACAGATTGATACGGTATTGACCCTGACAGCTGAGGGCAATACCATCCCCTTCATCGCTCGTTACCGCAAGGAAGCAACGGGTAATTTGGACGAGGTTCTTATCAAGGCCATTATTGACCGAGATAAGGCTTTGACGGCTTTGGCTGACCGCAAGGCGACGGTTCTGACCAAGATTGAAGAGCAGGGCAAGCTGACTGACCAGCTCCGTCAGGCCATTGAAGAGGCTGAAAAGTTGGCGGACGTCGAAGAGTTGTACCTGCCATATAAGGAAAAACGTCGGACCAAGGCGACGGTGGCGCGTGAGGCTGGTCTCTTTCCACTGGCACGCTTGATTTTGCAGTATGGTACAGACTTAGAAACTCAGGCGACAAGCTTTGTCACTGAAGGCTTCGATACGCCGACCGCTTGCTTGGTCGGTGCAGTGGACATTCTCGTGGAAGCTCTGGCTGAGGACGCCAAACTCCGTGCTTGGGTCTACCATGAAATCCTGACCAATTCCAGACTTATATCAGAAGTCAAGGACCAGGACAGCGATGAGAAGGCTGTCTTTGAAATCTACTATGAATTTGCCGAAAAAATCGCGAGGATGCAAGGCTATCAGACTCTTGCCATCAACCGCGGTGAAAAATTAGGCATTCTCAAGGTCGGTTTCCAGCACAATCTGGACAAGATGATCCGCTTTTTTGAATTGCGCTTTCCGCAGCAAAATGCCCATATTCAAGAAGTTATCAGTCAGGCCCTGAAAAAGAAGATTATCCCAGCTATGGAGCGCCGTATTCGTACGGAATTGACTGAGCAAGCGGAAGAAGGGGCCATCCAACTCTTCTCGAAAAACCTCCGCAACCTGCTTTTGGTTTCACCCCTGAAGGGCAAGGTAGTCCTCGGCTTTGACCCTGCCTTTCGTACAGGGGCAAAACTAGCGGTCGTTGACCAGACAGGAAAACTCCTGACGACGCAGGTTATTCACCCCGTCAAGCCGGCCTCACAGGCTCAGATTGCCCAAGCCAAGCAGGATTTGGCGAATCTGATTGGTCAATACCAAGTCGAAATCATAGCCATCGGAAACGGTACGGCCAGCCGCGAATCAGAAAGCTTCGTTGCTGATTTGCTCAAGGACTTCCCACAGGTCTCCTACGTCATCGTCAATGAAAGCGGAGCCTCAGTCTACTCTGCCTCTGAACTGGCCCGTCAGGAATTTCCAGACCTAACTGTCGAAAAACGCTCTGCTATTTCCATCGCCCGCAGGCTCCAAGACCCGCTGGCTGAGCTGGTCAAGATTGACCCGAAGTCCATCGGTGTCGGCCAGTACCAGCACGATGTTAATCAGAAACTTCTGTCCGAGAGTCTGGATTTTGTCGTCGATACGGTGGTCAACCAAGTCGGTGTCAATGTCAATACGGCTAGTCCCGCCCTCCTTGCCCATGTGGCTGGTCTCAACAAGACCATTTCGGAGAATATCGTCAAGTATCGCGAGGAGCATGGCGCTCTGACCACCCGTCAAGAGCTCAAAAAGGTGCCGCGTTTGGGCGATAAGGCTTTCGAGCAGGCGGCTGGCTTCTTGCGTATTCCTAACGGCACTAATCTTTTGGATAATACTGGCGTGCATCCTGAGTCTTACAAGGTTGTCGAGAACTTGCTTGCTCATCTAGCTATCGACCACTTGGACTCTGCTACGCAGGAAAAATTAGCGACGGTGTCAGTTGCGGACATGGTTGAAACCTTGGGCATCGGTCAGGAAACACTGAAAGATATTATCGCAGACTTGCTCAAACCGGGTCGGGATTTACGGGATGATTTCGAGGCCCCTGTTTTGCGTCAGGATGTCTTGGATGTCAAAGACTTGAAAGTCGGTCAAGAATTGCAGGGAACGGTCCGTAACATTGTGGACTTCGGTGCCTTTGTCGATATTGGTGTCCATGAAGATGGGCTAATTCACATTTCCCACATGGTCAAACGTAAGCGTGACGGCAAAGGTCGTCTTATGGCGCAACCTCACCCGAGTGAAATCCTTGCGGTTGGCGAAATTGTCACTGTCTGGGTGACAGAAGTAGATATAAAACGCAACCGCATCGGTCTGAGCCTCTTGAAATCTCATGGACTTGACTAA
- a CDS encoding GNAT family N-acetyltransferase: MTIWMGLAATARFETERLILRPFRYEDGDDFYQMVSKPEKMPFIFPALPDKNLAVATMVEKFMRQPLGNWALVDKVSQQLIGALCFEKMDESKLTAELSYFLKKEKWRQGLMTEAVRNLVFLAFYELGLRELTIITHLENAASQAVARNAGFVQVDHYRGSDRYSHKTRDYLKFSLKKADFRLEINEENQ, encoded by the coding sequence ATGACTATATGGATGGGCTTGGCAGCGACTGCCAGATTTGAAACAGAACGCCTCATCTTACGGCCTTTTCGCTACGAAGATGGGGATGATTTTTACCAGATGGTTTCTAAGCCAGAAAAGATGCCTTTCATTTTTCCGGCTTTGCCCGACAAGAACTTGGCAGTAGCGACCATGGTGGAGAAATTTATGCGCCAACCCTTGGGAAACTGGGCTTTGGTGGACAAGGTTTCCCAGCAGCTAATCGGTGCGCTCTGTTTTGAAAAAATGGACGAGAGCAAGCTGACTGCGGAGCTCAGCTATTTCCTTAAAAAAGAAAAATGGAGGCAGGGTCTGATGACGGAGGCCGTGCGCAACCTGGTCTTTTTGGCCTTTTATGAATTGGGCTTGCGTGAGCTGACCATCATCACCCATCTGGAAAATGCTGCTAGTCAGGCTGTGGCCAGAAATGCTGGCTTTGTGCAGGTTGACCACTATCGCGGGAGTGACCGTTATAGTCACAAGACGCGGGACTACCTGAAATTTAGCTTGAAAAAAGCAGACTTTAGATTAGAAATCAATGAGGAGAACCAATGA